The following proteins come from a genomic window of Paenibacillus spongiae:
- a CDS encoding CCA tRNA nucleotidyltransferase has translation MRWNKALQDALPVLRLLNEQGHEAVFVGGCVRDTVMGRELKDVDIATSAEPQQVMAIFPRHVPTGLKHGTITVMTDQSVYEVTTFRKESAYEQFRRPSEVQFVTDLEADLLRRDFTINAMAMRADGTLVDPFGGKDDLRQGVLRCVGEADARFQEDALRMVRAIRFAAEFQLQIELQTWQALKRHRMLLKHVAMERVGAEADKMMSGSHPERAAALFAASGLLGHTKVLLPQALLQLGAEDGSGEGALLSKPRGELVMALDELVQLKDADTRWTSLCLAVGMNPDDAWQLADALKFSNVRKSAIAAAVRIGNLMEPAIHRYLKQECSEEELRHEWLDAIIQEGRKDAGRWLTAVRTIPLLLAPPNDQPFDLVKAAPVADKLEQWLAAIPITAIRELAIGGKDVVRLLQKPEGPWVGQLLQQLLRAVVHRQVDNDRDSLLAFLKERPIDNGSEMEKT, from the coding sequence ATGCGCTGGAATAAAGCTTTGCAGGATGCGCTCCCGGTGCTTCGCTTATTGAACGAGCAGGGACATGAGGCGGTATTCGTCGGCGGCTGTGTTCGGGATACGGTCATGGGGCGCGAGCTGAAGGATGTCGACATCGCAACGTCTGCGGAACCGCAGCAGGTCATGGCGATTTTCCCGCGCCATGTGCCGACCGGCCTGAAGCACGGGACGATTACGGTCATGACCGATCAAAGCGTTTATGAGGTGACGACATTCCGCAAGGAGTCCGCCTACGAGCAATTCCGGCGGCCCTCCGAGGTTCAGTTCGTGACCGATCTGGAGGCGGATTTGCTCAGAAGAGATTTCACGATCAATGCGATGGCTATGCGCGCTGACGGGACGCTAGTCGATCCGTTCGGGGGTAAGGACGATCTGCGCCAGGGCGTGCTGCGATGTGTCGGCGAGGCCGATGCAAGATTTCAGGAGGATGCGCTGCGCATGGTACGGGCCATACGGTTCGCCGCGGAGTTCCAGCTGCAGATCGAATTACAGACATGGCAAGCCTTGAAGAGGCATCGCATGCTCCTTAAGCATGTCGCCATGGAGCGGGTTGGCGCGGAAGCGGATAAAATGATGAGCGGCAGCCATCCGGAGCGGGCTGCCGCTTTATTTGCAGCAAGCGGACTGCTCGGCCATACGAAGGTGCTGCTTCCTCAAGCGCTCCTTCAGCTAGGCGCGGAGGACGGGAGCGGTGAGGGAGCATTGCTGTCTAAGCCCCGTGGAGAGCTCGTAATGGCGCTGGACGAGCTGGTGCAGCTTAAGGATGCCGATACAAGATGGACATCGCTTTGTCTGGCTGTCGGAATGAATCCGGATGACGCTTGGCAATTGGCGGATGCGCTCAAATTCTCCAACGTACGCAAATCGGCGATAGCAGCTGCGGTGCGCATTGGCAATCTTATGGAACCCGCCATACATCGCTATTTGAAGCAGGAATGCTCGGAGGAAGAGCTTCGGCATGAATGGCTGGATGCGATTATTCAAGAAGGCAGGAAGGATGCCGGCAGGTGGTTAACGGCAGTGCGGACGATTCCGCTGCTGCTGGCTCCGCCGAATGACCAGCCATTCGACCTCGTGAAGGCTGCACCTGTGGCGGACAAGCTGGAGCAGTGGCTGGCAGCCATTCCGATCACAGCCATTCGGGAGCTTGCGATCGGCGGCAAAGATGTCGTCCGGCTGCTGCAGAAGCCTGAAGGGCCGTGGGTAGGTCAGCTGCTTCAGCAATTGCTTCGTGCCGTGGTTCACCGGCAGGTAGATAACGACCGGGATTCACTGCTGGCATTCTTGAAGGAACGACCGATCGACAATGGAAGCGAGATGGAGAAGACATGA
- a CDS encoding biotin--[acetyl-CoA-carboxylase] ligase, translating to MSNRIIEMLEQQEGQYVSGEAISRELGMSRTAIWKKMKKLEELGYRIEASRRLGYRLAGKPAKLTVSELLGKLQDSSFIRTVKLFDAVDSTQNIAQRLAEEGAPEGTLVIAEQQTNGRGRMGRNWISPPGKGVWMSLILRPSLPLQFAPQLTLLAAVALCRALKELAPLDIGIKWPNDLLVGGKKISGILLESSAEDERIRYVVAGIGISVNLTEDDYPEALRDTATSLRIELGNELDRTEIIAAFIRHFQQLYTLYQQEGFSPIQSLWEALSVTLNKPVKLLTPAGQVEGTPIGLSESGALIVRKPDGAQTLVFSAESSGPPDARG from the coding sequence ATGAGCAACCGGATTATTGAAATGCTGGAACAGCAGGAAGGGCAATATGTCTCGGGCGAAGCGATCAGCCGGGAGCTTGGGATGAGCAGGACGGCGATCTGGAAAAAGATGAAGAAGCTGGAGGAGCTCGGCTATCGGATTGAAGCGTCGCGAAGACTCGGATACCGACTTGCCGGAAAGCCGGCCAAGCTGACGGTGTCCGAGCTGCTGGGCAAGCTTCAGGACAGCTCGTTCATCCGTACCGTCAAGCTGTTCGACGCGGTGGATTCAACGCAAAATATTGCCCAGAGGCTCGCCGAGGAAGGCGCCCCGGAGGGCACGCTCGTCATAGCCGAACAGCAGACCAACGGCCGCGGCCGCATGGGACGCAATTGGATTTCACCCCCTGGCAAAGGAGTCTGGATGAGCCTGATCCTCCGGCCAAGCCTCCCTCTTCAATTCGCTCCCCAGTTGACGCTGCTTGCCGCCGTTGCCTTATGCCGTGCGCTCAAGGAGCTTGCGCCGCTGGATATTGGAATCAAGTGGCCGAACGATCTGCTCGTCGGAGGCAAAAAAATTAGCGGCATCCTGCTGGAGTCTTCGGCCGAAGACGAGCGGATCCGGTATGTCGTTGCCGGTATCGGGATCAGCGTCAATTTGACGGAGGACGATTATCCGGAGGCGCTGCGGGATACGGCTACATCGCTCCGGATCGAGCTTGGGAACGAGCTGGACCGAACGGAGATCATCGCGGCTTTTATCCGACATTTTCAACAATTATATACGTTGTACCAGCAGGAGGGCTTCTCGCCGATTCAATCGCTGTGGGAAGCATTGTCGGTTACGCTGAACAAGCCAGTGAAGCTGTTGACGCCGGCCGGGCAAGTAGAAGGAACGCCGATTGGACTGAGCGAGAGCGGAGCGCTTATTGTGCGGAAGCCGGATGGTGCCCAGACGCTCGTTTTTTCGGCGGAATCAAGCGGACCCCCGGATGCGCGCGGATAG
- the panB gene encoding 3-methyl-2-oxobutanoate hydroxymethyltransferase, translating into MKQPLTITKMKKMKKSGEPISVLTAYDYPSAKLAEEADIDVILVGDSLGNVVLGYDTTIPVTLDDMVYHTRATARGARQTFIVADLPFMTYRLGKETTLRNAARLMQEGHAHAVKMEGGADIAEEVAALVQAGIPVMGHIGLTPQSVHQLGGYKVQGKLEQEAKKLLEDAKALEAAGAFAIVLELVTEPIAEAITSALQIPTIGIGAGRSCDGQVLVYHDILQYASPYREKRFVKTYADLGSTVRDAISAYVSDVKAKTFPQEEHAFPMEQELVKHLYGAGSAAGDGGAKA; encoded by the coding sequence ATGAAACAACCGTTAACGATTACGAAAATGAAAAAAATGAAGAAGAGCGGCGAACCGATCTCGGTACTGACTGCCTATGATTATCCATCCGCCAAGCTGGCCGAGGAAGCGGACATCGACGTCATACTCGTCGGAGATTCGCTTGGCAACGTCGTGCTTGGCTATGATACGACAATACCGGTCACATTGGATGACATGGTGTACCACACGCGCGCAACAGCGCGCGGAGCGAGGCAGACATTCATCGTTGCGGACCTGCCCTTCATGACGTATCGGTTGGGCAAAGAAACAACATTGAGGAACGCAGCCAGATTGATGCAGGAAGGTCATGCCCATGCCGTGAAGATGGAGGGCGGGGCCGATATCGCGGAGGAGGTTGCGGCGCTCGTACAAGCCGGAATTCCGGTGATGGGCCATATCGGTCTGACTCCTCAATCGGTACACCAGCTCGGCGGATATAAAGTGCAGGGCAAGCTTGAGCAGGAAGCCAAGAAATTGCTCGAGGATGCGAAGGCACTGGAAGCGGCTGGCGCATTCGCCATCGTTCTGGAGCTTGTCACCGAACCGATAGCCGAGGCGATAACGTCGGCTTTGCAAATCCCGACCATCGGAATCGGGGCAGGACGCAGCTGCGACGGACAAGTGCTTGTCTATCACGATATCCTTCAATATGCTTCGCCATACCGCGAGAAGCGTTTCGTCAAAACGTATGCCGATCTGGGCTCGACGGTCCGAGACGCGATCAGCGCTTATGTTTCCGACGTGAAGGCGAAGACCTTCCCGCAGGAAGAGCACGCCTTCCCGATGGAACAGGAGCTCGTCAAGCATTTATACGGCGCCGGTTCTGCAGCCGGTGACGGAGGCGCGAAGGCATGA
- the panC gene encoding pantoate--beta-alanine ligase: MIAITTIQELLHHMRTRRREYPDDRIGLVPTMGYLHEGHASLMRRSKAECGFSVLSIFVNPLQFGPNEDFDRYPRDAERDLALAERNGIDLVFMPSVQEMYPSKPLTSVIISQVTDRLCGASRPGHFDGVGTVVSKLFHLTQPDRAYFGMKDAQQVAVIQRMVDDLNIQVEIVPCETVRESDGLAMSSRNVYLSPDARAQAVVLSQALTEAEQAVKEAGMTVKELEARIRETIAKAPLADIDYAEVLDYPDLTVPSAEVDLSQYPNKLIVALAVKFGSTRLIDNRLLDSHGGERHV, encoded by the coding sequence ATGATTGCCATAACGACGATACAAGAGCTGCTTCACCATATGCGTACGCGCCGGCGCGAATATCCGGACGACCGAATCGGCCTCGTGCCGACGATGGGCTATTTGCATGAAGGCCATGCTAGTCTTATGCGCAGATCGAAGGCCGAATGCGGCTTTTCCGTATTATCGATCTTCGTCAACCCCCTTCAATTCGGGCCGAATGAAGATTTCGACCGCTATCCGAGAGATGCGGAGCGCGATCTGGCCCTAGCGGAGCGGAACGGCATCGATCTCGTGTTCATGCCTTCCGTGCAAGAGATGTATCCTTCGAAGCCGCTCACGAGCGTCATCATTAGCCAGGTAACCGACCGGCTGTGCGGGGCGTCCCGTCCGGGACACTTCGACGGCGTAGGAACGGTGGTCAGCAAGCTGTTTCATCTGACCCAGCCGGACCGGGCTTACTTTGGCATGAAGGATGCGCAGCAGGTGGCCGTTATACAGCGAATGGTGGATGACTTGAATATACAGGTTGAAATCGTGCCTTGCGAAACGGTGCGGGAATCCGATGGGCTTGCCATGAGCTCCCGCAACGTTTACTTAAGCCCCGATGCGCGGGCACAAGCCGTCGTACTGTCCCAAGCGCTGACGGAAGCGGAGCAGGCGGTGAAGGAAGCGGGAATGACCGTCAAAGAGCTGGAGGCGCGCATACGCGAAACGATTGCGAAAGCGCCGCTTGCGGATATCGATTATGCTGAAGTATTGGACTATCCGGATTTAACGGTCCCGTCAGCGGAGGTTGATTTATCGCAATACCCGAACAAGCTGATCGTCGCTCTCGCCGTAAAATTCGGCAGCACGCGGCTGATCGACAACCGGTTATTGGATTCACACGGAGGTGAAAGACATGTTTAG
- the panD gene encoding aspartate 1-decarboxylase, with amino-acid sequence MFRTMMKSKLHRATVTEANLNYVGSITIDEDLMELTDIWANERVQIVNNYNGARLETYVIPGPRGSGVICLNGAAARLVQPGDNVIIISYGMMSEEEASQYKPKVVILDEANRPVETMTEEVHATIK; translated from the coding sequence ATGTTTAGGACAATGATGAAATCCAAGCTGCACCGCGCTACCGTGACGGAAGCGAACTTGAATTATGTGGGCAGCATTACCATTGATGAAGATTTGATGGAGCTAACGGATATTTGGGCCAACGAAAGGGTTCAAATCGTCAACAATTATAACGGAGCCCGGCTTGAAACGTATGTCATTCCAGGTCCGAGAGGCTCCGGCGTCATCTGCTTGAACGGGGCGGCCGCTAGGCTGGTACAACCGGGCGATAATGTCATCATTATTTCATACGGCATGATGTCGGAAGAAGAAGCGAGCCAATACAAGCCGAAGGTCGTCATATTAGATGAGGCGAACCGTCCGGTGGAAACCATGACGGAAGAAGTTCACGCCACCATTAAATAG
- a CDS encoding tetratricopeptide repeat protein: MLKSLSDTFIEEWLQFEEKMADFRELQHESAEKSVQELPQNHKAQQKMPGLVVQTAPVSAPPNKAAASPASESSDLEATLLTKGQGYFKLFMFRHAAAHFQEAVKQAPDNNGARLFLAMTYMHLQEWLEAQRHFQLLVELTDHPKWQALGYNALGCIQAVRMNLEQAERYFLKAHETDPAFTDPLSNLNSCRQHDDGHLSLYFGSGQL; the protein is encoded by the coding sequence ATGTTAAAATCATTAAGTGACACATTCATTGAAGAATGGCTGCAGTTTGAGGAGAAGATGGCTGATTTTCGGGAGCTTCAGCATGAGTCGGCCGAAAAGTCCGTTCAGGAGCTCCCGCAAAACCATAAAGCACAGCAGAAAATGCCGGGTTTAGTTGTCCAAACGGCTCCTGTTTCTGCCCCGCCCAATAAGGCTGCTGCATCGCCAGCGTCGGAATCAAGCGACCTGGAGGCGACCCTGCTTACGAAAGGGCAAGGTTATTTCAAGCTCTTTATGTTCCGGCATGCCGCGGCGCACTTTCAGGAAGCGGTCAAACAAGCGCCCGACAACAATGGTGCGCGTCTCTTCCTGGCCATGACGTACATGCATTTGCAGGAATGGCTGGAGGCGCAGCGACATTTTCAACTACTTGTAGAGCTGACCGATCATCCGAAGTGGCAGGCGCTCGGGTATAACGCGCTGGGCTGCATACAAGCCGTGAGGATGAATCTGGAGCAGGCGGAGAGATATTTCTTGAAGGCTCATGAAACCGACCCCGCCTTTACCGACCCGCTATCCAATTTGAATTCATGCAGGCAGCATGATGATGGGCACTTATCCTTATACTTTGGGAGCGGGCAGCTTTAG
- the dinG gene encoding ATP-dependent DNA helicase DinG yields MNYAVLDLETTGHSAGDEIIQVGLVLLDEDMQTIRTYSSFVKPTIPIPPFITQLTGIDESMVADAPPAEDVLLELIPLLDDAVLVAHNVGFDAGFLNQALDRCGYMPFAGRRLDTIDLLRVLYPMLTTYQLGAVTEQFGIEHDQHHRADSDAIATGELFALCYRKLEQLPLLTLERLAILLGDEIDDLGWFVQQIAVSKSLTSSIDPSAFSYFRQFAMKTGDWTDEEPPRSGGEAESVDAWTFPDFLSHMKDSLRAIIPNYEERDPQNIMFQEVLEALEQDKHLMIEAGTGTGKSLGYLIPSLYYGVKNDKKIIVSTHTINLQEQLRQRDLPLLQSVLPYPFKAAVFKGRGNYLCLRKFEGKVVTKDFSSPNEDRITASQMVVWLGETDNGDQEELNFGNKGADFWSTVASDADSCLNRSCPWFKRCFYHRAKQEANLADVVITNHSMLFTDIRADHRLLPGYEHLIVDEAHHLEEVAGKHLGTQLSYHSVNHPVARLCKDARNGLLIQLKHRLSGESAEKSEAWRETIDDVVPVFGDLRDDWDKLFELLFAIMGSGAQDSTAEAGQLVLRLRSGKLPNQWKDAQIVEEAVHGHLNKIVRSLDKIFTEMKDDLDDQSIVALVTDLSGTVKDLMRARDDLRSFMKADKKEFVYWLEANNNFRAKSVHLYAVPADVSGQLRTYFFDAKKSVVLTSATLSVQKSFQYAAEQLGLQQDEEQGRLKTVQLPSPFNFREQALVCIPRNFPVLKGAAGDSQFNEMLIRSLADAAAETKGRMLVLFTSYRMLKQVYDPLKEALAPSGIQLLAQGIDSGNRSKLTKRFQQQTASVLLGTSSFWEGVDIPGDALTCLAIVRLPFQPPNHPLVEAKSELLQEQKQNPFMKLSIPQAVIRFKQGFGRLVRTANDRGIVLIYDTRVIDTYYGKYFLYSLPGPKIEHMHLDLIVPRIREWLAVEREER; encoded by the coding sequence ATGAATTATGCGGTATTGGATTTGGAAACGACCGGACACAGTGCCGGCGATGAAATCATACAGGTCGGGCTCGTGCTGCTTGACGAGGATATGCAGACGATTCGTACGTACAGCAGCTTCGTCAAGCCTACGATTCCGATTCCACCCTTTATAACACAGCTAACCGGTATCGACGAGTCCATGGTCGCAGACGCCCCGCCTGCCGAAGATGTGCTGCTCGAGTTGATTCCGCTTTTGGATGATGCCGTATTGGTCGCCCACAATGTCGGTTTCGATGCGGGTTTTCTGAACCAGGCACTCGACCGCTGCGGGTATATGCCGTTCGCCGGAAGACGTCTGGATACGATCGATCTGCTGCGCGTGCTCTATCCGATGCTGACCACCTATCAGCTTGGCGCGGTTACGGAGCAGTTCGGCATCGAGCATGATCAGCATCACCGCGCTGACAGCGACGCCATCGCGACCGGTGAGCTATTTGCGCTCTGCTACCGAAAGCTGGAGCAGCTGCCGCTGCTGACGCTGGAACGACTGGCCATTCTGCTTGGGGATGAAATCGACGATTTGGGCTGGTTCGTCCAGCAAATAGCCGTCTCGAAATCATTAACTTCTTCCATAGATCCAAGCGCATTCTCGTATTTCCGCCAATTCGCCATGAAAACCGGCGATTGGACGGATGAGGAGCCTCCAAGAAGCGGAGGAGAGGCAGAGTCGGTAGACGCTTGGACGTTCCCCGACTTTCTTTCCCACATGAAAGACAGTCTTCGGGCCATAATTCCGAACTACGAAGAACGGGACCCGCAGAACATAATGTTCCAGGAAGTGCTTGAGGCGCTCGAGCAAGACAAGCATCTCATGATTGAAGCCGGCACAGGTACAGGCAAGTCGCTCGGTTATCTTATTCCTTCGCTCTATTACGGGGTGAAGAACGATAAGAAAATCATTGTCAGCACCCATACCATCAATCTTCAGGAGCAGCTCAGACAGCGGGATCTGCCGCTGCTGCAATCCGTACTCCCTTATCCATTCAAGGCCGCGGTCTTCAAAGGGCGCGGCAATTATTTATGTTTGCGCAAGTTCGAAGGCAAAGTGGTGACCAAGGATTTCAGCTCACCGAACGAGGATCGGATCACAGCCTCGCAGATGGTCGTATGGCTCGGAGAAACCGATAACGGCGACCAAGAGGAGCTCAACTTCGGCAACAAAGGAGCCGATTTCTGGTCAACGGTTGCGAGCGACGCGGACTCCTGCCTGAACCGGAGCTGTCCTTGGTTCAAACGATGCTTTTATCATAGAGCCAAGCAGGAAGCCAATTTAGCCGATGTTGTCATAACGAACCATTCCATGCTGTTTACCGATATCCGCGCCGACCACAGGCTGCTTCCCGGATACGAGCACCTGATCGTAGACGAAGCGCATCACCTGGAGGAAGTAGCGGGCAAGCATCTGGGAACGCAATTATCTTATCATTCCGTTAATCATCCCGTTGCCCGATTGTGCAAGGACGCCCGCAACGGCCTGCTTATTCAGCTGAAACACAGACTTAGCGGCGAAAGCGCGGAGAAGAGCGAAGCGTGGCGGGAAACGATCGACGATGTGGTGCCGGTATTCGGCGATCTTCGCGATGATTGGGACAAGCTGTTCGAATTGCTGTTTGCCATCATGGGAAGCGGCGCACAGGATTCGACCGCCGAGGCGGGCCAGCTGGTGCTGCGCCTAAGATCCGGCAAGCTTCCGAACCAATGGAAGGATGCCCAGATCGTCGAAGAAGCGGTGCACGGCCATCTGAACAAGATCGTCCGTTCCTTGGACAAAATATTTACGGAAATGAAGGATGACCTGGACGATCAGTCGATTGTAGCGCTTGTGACGGATTTAAGCGGCACGGTCAAAGATCTCATGAGGGCGCGCGACGATCTCCGTTCGTTTATGAAAGCGGACAAAAAGGAGTTTGTTTACTGGCTGGAGGCCAATAACAATTTCCGTGCGAAATCGGTTCATCTGTATGCGGTGCCCGCAGATGTAAGCGGTCAGCTCCGGACGTATTTCTTCGACGCAAAAAAGAGCGTTGTCCTCACGTCGGCGACCTTGTCGGTACAGAAGTCGTTTCAATATGCCGCCGAGCAGCTCGGGCTGCAGCAGGATGAGGAGCAAGGACGGCTGAAGACGGTCCAGCTGCCTTCGCCGTTTAATTTCAGGGAACAGGCTCTGGTCTGCATCCCGCGCAATTTCCCCGTATTGAAGGGTGCGGCGGGCGACTCGCAATTTAATGAAATGCTGATTCGTTCCTTAGCCGATGCCGCGGCGGAAACCAAGGGGCGGATGCTTGTCCTGTTCACCTCGTACCGTATGCTGAAACAGGTTTACGACCCGCTCAAGGAAGCGTTGGCGCCAAGCGGTATCCAGCTCCTTGCGCAGGGGATCGACAGCGGCAACCGGAGCAAGCTGACCAAGCGGTTCCAGCAGCAGACGGCTTCCGTCCTGCTTGGGACGAGCAGCTTCTGGGAAGGAGTGGACATCCCTGGCGATGCGCTGACCTGTCTGGCCATTGTCAGGCTGCCGTTCCAGCCGCCCAATCATCCGCTGGTGGAAGCGAAATCCGAGCTGCTGCAGGAGCAGAAGCAGAATCCGTTCATGAAGCTGTCCATTCCTCAAGCGGTCATCCGGTTTAAGCAGGGCTTCGGCCGGCTTGTCCGGACGGCTAATGACCGCGGAATTGTACTCATCTACGATACCCGCGTCATCGATACGTATTACGGCAAATATTTCTTGTACTCCCTGCCTGGCCCAAAAATCGAGCATATGCATCTAGATCTAATCGTACCGAGAATCAGGGAATGGTTAGCGGTTGAAAGAGAGGAGAGGTAA
- a CDS encoding redox-sensing transcriptional repressor Rex — protein MKKISEAVVRRLPIYLVVLNDLHKRDIQTVSSQDLGNKLDLNPAQIRKDLAYFGEFGRKGIGYDVSYLIEKIRQILKLDQPLSVGLVGAGNLGRALCNYNTYLKDNMKIMAVFDAHPSVVGTQINSLTVQAMDDLKEKVEELHIVIGIITVPAVEAQNVADRFVDAGVKAILNFAPTILRVPEHIRIHYADFTRELLSLAYYLEKNEEEDDEPAVD, from the coding sequence ATGAAGAAAATATCCGAAGCGGTCGTGCGCAGGCTGCCGATTTACCTGGTGGTGCTGAACGACCTGCATAAGCGGGACATTCAGACGGTTTCGTCACAGGATCTCGGCAATAAGCTGGATCTTAATCCGGCGCAAATCCGCAAAGATTTGGCTTACTTCGGCGAATTCGGGCGCAAAGGCATCGGCTATGACGTGTCGTACCTCATCGAAAAAATAAGGCAAATTCTCAAGCTCGATCAGCCTCTGAGCGTCGGGCTTGTAGGCGCCGGCAATCTTGGCCGTGCGCTGTGCAATTACAATACGTATTTGAAGGATAATATGAAAATCATGGCTGTATTCGATGCGCATCCCTCCGTCGTAGGGACGCAAATCAACAGTCTGACGGTTCAAGCGATGGATGATTTGAAGGAGAAGGTCGAAGAGCTTCATATTGTAATCGGCATTATTACCGTTCCCGCAGTCGAAGCGCAGAATGTAGCAGACCGTTTCGTCGATGCGGGCGTGAAAGCGATATTGAATTTTGCCCCGACCATATTGCGCGTTCCCGAACATATCCGCATTCATTATGCCGATTTTACGAGGGAGCTGCTAAGCTTAGCTTATTATTTGGAGAAGAATGAGGAGGAAGACGATGAACCGGCTGTGGATTGA
- a CDS encoding amidohydrolase: protein MNRLWIENGTFVTMDDSRPVLKGHMVVEGDRIVYLGEEPPSPAPEGAERLNGQGLVFMPGLINTHAHSAMSLLRGYSDDEALQVWLEQKMWPMEAKFTDDDVRWGTSLAVAEMLKSGTTTFVDMYDRMHIVAEVVEQSGIRGVLTRGVIGLCPPDVQTEKLIEAKQFAKDWNGQAGGRITTMMSPHAPYTCPPDYIERIVEAAHELDVPLHTHMSESLAEVEQNVKDYGRRPVEHLDKLGFFSKPALLAHAVHLNDEEIALLAERGAAISHNPASNLKLASGVARVPQLLKAGVTVSLGTDSAASNNNLDLFDEIRLAALIHKGVSGDPTAVPASEALKLGTVYGARALGKHSLLGVLKPGMKADFIAIDAEQPHFYPQTEMVSHLVYSGSGRDVKHVWIDGRQVVSSGECLLIDEAKVKAEAQSCFERLLAR, encoded by the coding sequence ATGAACCGGCTGTGGATTGAGAACGGCACATTCGTAACGATGGATGATAGCCGTCCCGTATTGAAAGGACATATGGTTGTCGAGGGCGACCGTATTGTCTACTTGGGCGAAGAGCCGCCTAGCCCGGCCCCGGAAGGTGCGGAGCGATTGAACGGACAAGGACTTGTCTTTATGCCGGGCTTAATCAATACGCACGCGCACTCTGCGATGTCACTTCTGCGCGGGTATTCTGATGACGAAGCGCTTCAAGTATGGCTGGAGCAGAAGATGTGGCCGATGGAAGCGAAGTTTACCGATGATGACGTCAGATGGGGGACATCGCTTGCAGTGGCTGAAATGCTAAAATCGGGTACAACGACATTCGTCGATATGTATGACCGCATGCATATTGTTGCCGAAGTTGTCGAGCAGTCGGGTATTCGCGGCGTCTTGACCCGCGGCGTCATCGGCTTGTGCCCTCCGGACGTGCAGACCGAGAAGCTCATCGAAGCCAAGCAGTTCGCCAAGGACTGGAACGGTCAGGCGGGAGGCCGGATTACGACAATGATGTCGCCTCACGCGCCGTATACTTGTCCGCCGGATTATATCGAGCGGATCGTTGAAGCCGCCCATGAGCTGGATGTGCCGCTTCATACGCATATGTCCGAATCGCTTGCCGAAGTGGAGCAGAATGTGAAGGATTACGGACGCCGTCCGGTCGAGCATCTGGACAAGCTTGGCTTTTTCTCCAAGCCTGCGCTGCTTGCCCATGCGGTTCATCTCAATGACGAAGAAATCGCTTTGCTTGCCGAGCGGGGAGCGGCTATTTCTCATAATCCGGCAAGCAATTTGAAATTGGCCAGCGGTGTGGCGCGGGTGCCTCAGCTGCTAAAAGCGGGCGTTACGGTATCTCTTGGCACGGACAGCGCGGCAAGCAATAACAATTTGGATCTATTCGATGAAATCCGTCTCGCAGCGCTTATCCATAAAGGCGTTTCAGGCGATCCGACAGCGGTTCCGGCTTCCGAGGCGCTGAAGCTGGGAACCGTTTACGGTGCCCGCGCTTTAGGCAAGCACTCGCTCCTTGGCGTATTGAAGCCCGGTATGAAGGCCGACTTTATCGCGATTGATGCCGAGCAGCCGCATTTCTACCCGCAGACGGAAATGGTATCGCATCTTGTTTACTCCGGGTCGGGCCGGGATGTTAAGCATGTATGGATTGACGGGCGTCAAGTGGTGAGCTCGGGTGAATGTCTGCTGATCGACGAAGCTAAGGTGAAGGCCGAGGCGCAGTCCTGCTTTGAAAGGCTGCTGGCACGATAA
- a CDS encoding cell wall elongation regulator TseB-like domain-containing protein, with translation MRASRRKRPSSMTPARIAAVVIASIVVLLIGANGYYRYVQAPMWNDQTKLEEQAMKIAGLQETSDSYTYVWDDTIWIVEGKDKQGDEVYVWLYENPNAMQPVIRKVKDGVTKEQLKEKLLSSKPDANLEHIKLGWKDNEPVWELFYSRDQSGTDFYYYDFYRYSDGGFIITYSLPKQ, from the coding sequence ATGCGTGCTTCACGCCGCAAGCGGCCGTCCTCGATGACGCCGGCGCGAATAGCTGCGGTTGTCATCGCAAGCATAGTTGTCCTGTTGATCGGAGCAAACGGTTATTACCGTTATGTCCAAGCCCCGATGTGGAACGATCAGACGAAGTTGGAAGAGCAGGCTATGAAGATAGCCGGCTTGCAGGAAACTAGCGATTCTTACACGTACGTGTGGGATGACACGATATGGATTGTGGAAGGGAAAGACAAACAGGGCGACGAAGTCTATGTTTGGTTGTACGAGAATCCGAATGCCATGCAGCCTGTCATCCGCAAGGTGAAAGACGGCGTAACCAAGGAGCAGCTGAAAGAGAAGCTCCTGAGCTCGAAGCCGGATGCTAATCTGGAGCATATCAAGCTCGGATGGAAGGATAACGAGCCGGTCTGGGAGCTGTTCTATTCCCGCGATCAATCGGGAACGGACTTCTATTATTACGATTTCTACCGGTATAGCGACGGCGGCTTTATCATTACATACAGCCTGCCGAAGCAATAG